In Lolium rigidum isolate FL_2022 chromosome 3, APGP_CSIRO_Lrig_0.1, whole genome shotgun sequence, the genomic window AGCAAGAAACTTGTGCTAGACACTGCTGTGAATCAGCATCACGCAACGCAGGTCCATCAATATTGTGAATAAGAAGGCACACGCCATCAGGACCATCTTCTGATGTTTGGTTGTTTAAAAACGAGATAATATCATCTATTGATTGGGACGCAAAGTTTTGTGATAACTGGGACTTTTTTCCTGACTGTTTTTTCTGCTTAAGCTTTGTTTGCTCCCAAAATATTTCAGCTATTGCTGCTATTAcctgaaaaaaaaaaaacagagaggaAATTGGTACTTTTAAGAGCCTTGAGACAAAAATATTTCCACAATATGATAGCATGAAATGGAAGCATTTCCTGATTGACATAAAAAATTCAAATGCAGATGCATATTCTATTATTCTTAAGGTGTCAAAATCAATAATCTTGATGTGCAAAGCAACATTGTCCACAAACTTCCTCTCAGGTGCTCCATGGTCCATACAACTAAAAGCCCATGTTTTTGACAGCAGCTCGAACAATACATTTTCATAAGACAAAAAAAGGCCACATGCTTTTAGTTCCCAATTCTATTAGCAAACGAAAGTTAAAACTAATTAATGGCTGGGGGTACTGTTTGATAGTAGAAACTAAGCTTGTAACGAATTGATCCCTTCagagtttactttatttgcccaTGAAGATTAAAAGGTCAAAAGAACTGCTTGTGATACATGTTTAACGGATTTCTGAAGTTTTTAAACGACGGTGTAACAAAAGCCAACTATTCTACAGGCAAGAGATGAATATTAGACAGAGTGCCATACTTGCTTCAAGTTGATGGAGGGGAGATAGCCATTGACCACAATGACAGTGAAATCAGTCAATGTCGTGGAGGCGAAATCCTCGAGCAAGAGCTTCTTCGACCCAAAGCCATACATCAAGAGGCCAAAACCGCACCTACAGCAGAGCAGTACAGCCATTCACTTGGATCAATATTTAGCACTGGTACAAGCGGAAATGAAATGCTTATGGCGCCGTCGCGGAACAAGAACTGACCTTAGCTCGAAAAGCCAGTTGCGGTACTGGTCCTTGTAGCTGCTGATGAGGGCGTCAATCTCCTTCTCGTGCTTTGGGGTTATCTCGGCGAGGGACTCTCGCAGCACCTGCGCGCGCAGATCCCAGATCAGTAGATTGTAGCAACGTAAACGAGGAGCGGGGGAGGGGAAGAGGTGGTCAGAGGGATCCGAGGAGGGGAGGATTCCCATACCTGCTCGTCGACGAGATTGAGGTCGgcgagcttgccggcggcggcggcgcgggcgcgctTCTTGGCGGAGGAGGGCTCCTTCTCCTTGGCGAGGAAATAACTCCTGGAGAAgcccgcctcctccacctcctcgtccTCGGAGCCGGAGCTGGCCGCCGCAGCCGCGTGGCCGCCTCTCGGAGCCATAGGAATTCGTCTCCTCTTGCTCCtactcagccgccgccgccgccgcaaggaTGGAGGACGGGAAGGGGCACGGGCGGGCGGTTAACCTGTCGAAACACCTGCCGTTCCCGCGCTTCGTTGCTTCTTCCCGCGGGAAATGCCTTTGTGGGTTGTGGATTGTGGGCTGTGGGCTGTAGGCTGGCCAGGCAGTTTTGCTCGGTCTCACTAATATTTTACGCTTTGTAGTGTGAAATACTATACCAGAAATCAAATAAAATACACTAACAATAAAAAATCTAATGTAATAAAAAAAGTGTACCGTTATTTCTctaaaaaataaacaaataatgtgTACAGTTTCTCCACAAGCTCAGTACTTTGGAATGTGCAAACATTACCAGAAATCAAAATACAAACTGAGCTCACTTCTTGTACTAGCAGATCTTTTCTACTAACTTGGTTTCTTGAACCTTTTTGTAGTAGTAAAAAATGCTCACACGCGCCAGATACAGGATGTGATTGGCGACAATTCATAGATACGTGAGGGAGAATCAGATTCAATTGTTGGGGTAATTTTTTGTTAATGTGAATCACTTCTCATGTTCAATGTAACTGCCCCGGCAGACCTGATTCTTCAAGCAGACCAAGTTGCCTTCGACGCCCCCACAATGCTTCACGCCTCTGCCCCAGCAATGCTTCTACCAACGATGGCTGCCCAGGAGCGTCAGGAAGAGCGTTTGCTTTTGCTTTGCCTTTGGTGATCACTGTCTGTAATGAAATGGCATGTCATCAGAATGCAGAAGAACTGAGCATATACTTAACAGCCGGCAATTGCTTACCAAAGGCAGCAAGGATTAAGTATGATATATGGTAATAGGTGCCACTGTGTTTCCTACTTATAACTTATCCAACCTGCCAAACAAGGATAAAAACAAAGTATTAAAACTTAAAAGCACACTGGCATGCTGTAATAAGCATAGTAATTAAACAATAACAGTATAGTTTAATTGAACCAGTGAAGACCAAGAAATTAAAACCAAGATGGATAGGTACTTTGACCACCGTGTCAACTTCAATTAGTATAGCAGCATGTTTTGGTTTGTCATGGTGCAGTACTTGACTCAAAGCCCAATAATCACCATGGACCATCTAAACTTCTAAACAAATAACAATTATATTATTGGAACAATGTCAAATGAAGAGAAATCATCTACACTGCTTATTTTGGTGGGTCTACACTGTATAATACGTACATCTATATTTTCAATCATGGGCATTAAAGCCGTATAACAGATACAAGTATTACGTCCAAATACAAGCGTATGCATTGTAGTAGAGTATTTAGCCACACAATTGCATGACAAATTTGCCTTGTTACGAAGAACTCGATGAAATTACGACGCAGTCTTCATAATTCATCAGTGCATTTCAGCATTTGTGAACAAGGTAGGCTAGAGAAGATCAACAAAGTACCTAAAGAGGCAAGCATACGCTGTTCAGAGAGAAACATAGCGAAATTGGCATGATATCATGGACAAAGAAACGGATGCTGCAACACCATCAGTTGTTTGCGCTGTCCTGAGGTATTCATCATGGCAACCTCATCTACCGTGTTCTCATTCTACAGAATACAGGAAAGTTACTGTTAATAATTAGTGTACATAACTCATACgaaagggggaaaagaaagaagacCAAAGGCAATTCTACAACTTGCCTTTCATCATGATAGCCTCCTGATTATACAGAACACTAATACAAGTCACTTTATCATTCGTGGCCGAATTGACCCTAGTGTCATATCAGGTATTTTGGTGCATCATCAGCCCCTTCTCCTGCAATAGAATCATTAAAGTTATGCGGTCGTATCTGAAGTGCATTGTATATCTCAAAAAAAGAGTCAACTAAGGTAGGGAGATAACCAAACATCACCAAGTGCTGCCACCAGAGTTCATACTTCATAAGAACTAAATCTAACCATGGTCGAAAGACAAAATATGATCATACTGCTAACTTTCTGTGTTTGTACATAAACCTACATAGAGGTTACAATTTGCAAGCCTCATTTCTCCTAAAACAATCCACTAGAATGAGAGTAGTTTTTAATGCCCATGGGTACTTCTGTAATGGTGGTCTTGTACGTCTACAAAAACATAGATGTGGAACATGTGGCAACATGTGGCAACATATGCAAGTGCAAACTATTATGGTATGTTCACTGTACAAAGGCGTAACATCCTGTGTATTTAAATTTTTTACAGCAGCGACAAGTGGAGATGAAGGTATATTCATGCCTCTATTCTTTACCCAAACAGGAGATGTCTGCCAGTTAAACGTATCCATCATTCTTATTTTCATAAATGAACATGGGATATGGTGCTACAGCTCAATAAACACTCGGCATACATGATGAGTTCAAACAGAGACAGGAATCTGTGAAATTAATACCTTCTTACACAGCGTCAACACAACTTTGTCCTGGAGGCTTCACCAACTCTTCAGTATCAATCATCATCCTCACTCTCTTTGCATTCTCTGCCATTCCAGCCTTTGCATATATGTTTGACATTGTAACGAAATTCCCTGGGTTCTCTGGCTCCACCTGAACCAGCTGCTCAAATGTAATCCTTGCGAATTCTACATCGTCATCAATTCAACTTGCATTCAGTCTCATTGGCATCTGACTGGTGAACAAACCGCTGAAACAGTGCAAGACCTTCATCAACCAAACAACAGTGGCAACACGCGATGGGCACAGTTGTGAATGCGACCTGAGTCTGGCTGCATCTTACAACGCACCATCATATCCACAAGCTGAGCGCCCTCTCTCTGCATTACCATTCCTCGCAAATGATCCAATCATTACGTTCCATGACACACCatcctctttatcgaaaaaatgacaCACCATCCTTCCGTTCAATCTCCAAGAACACCTACTCCGGTCCACCCAGCATGCCAATACATGCTCAGCAACGCATTCCACGAAATGGGCTGTGGAGCACCACCGTGGCTTCTCACCAGATAACCGTGACTCCAAATCACAAGCCCCCAAAGCAGCCACAGCCGAGCGGGCATTTCCTCGAACACCCTGCGATCGCATATCCAGGAAGCAATCCCACGCGGCCATGCCTCATTTCCCCTAGCAAACCCGCAATCGTAGCGTTCCAGGATACCACGCCCTTGCCGTCACAGAAACCAGACACCCTCTTGGCAGCTACCACTTTTCCAGGAGACGAGGCAGGAGAGGATCTCAAGGTCGGGGGAGACAGCGTCGGCGGCGAAGAGGGAGAGGGCCCCCAGGGGATGACCGTGGCGGGGGAGCGCTGGAGGGTGGAGTTGTATGAGGCGGTGGAGGGGTAGGGGATCAGTGAGAAGGCGCGGAGGGAcgagaggaggaggccggagaggGGGTAGGCAGAGATGAGGGCGCTGGAGGcggggagggaggaggggaggacgccgagcttggccggcggcgtggAGAGCGGAGACAGAAGGGGCGGCGCCTCCGGGGGAGGAGGATGATGTGGCGACGGAGCGTATGACGCGCGGGAGGGGAGTCAGCATGGAAGAGGGTGCGGTGATCGccggcgacggcgggggcgaGTTCGAACACCCGGCGCCTTCGAGCATCGGGTATTGTCGACAAAATTGTAGGCAacacaaggaaaaccaattttgaACTTGAGAGCATATGCTTTTAGCACGAGTAaaaataaaacattgcaaaatttaaaataaaactgAATAAAAAGCTGACGCCTACATAC contains:
- the LOC124696727 gene encoding origin of replication complex subunit 2-like; this encodes MAPRGGHAAAAASSGSEDEEVEEAGFSRSYFLAKEKEPSSAKKRARAAAAGKLADLNLVDEQVLRESLAEITPKHEKEIDALISSYKDQYRNWLFELRCGFGLLMYGFGSKKLLLEDFASTTLTDFTVIVVNGYLPSINLKQVIAAIAEIFWEQTKLKQKKQSGKKSQLSQNFASQSIDDIISFLNNQTSEDGPDGVCLLIHNIDGPALRDADSQQCLAQVSCCPRICIVASVDHVNAPLLWDKKMVHTQFKWSWYHVPTFAPYNVECVFYPLILASGGHAQTTKTALVVLQSLTPNAQSVFRVLAEYQLANEKEEGMPVSSLYTKCRERFLVSSQVTLNSHLTEFKDHDLIKIKKHSDGQDCLRIPLVPDALQKLLQELA